From a single Sebastes umbrosus isolate fSebUmb1 chromosome 17, fSebUmb1.pri, whole genome shotgun sequence genomic region:
- the taf1 gene encoding transcription initiation factor TFIID subunit 1 isoform X3: protein MSDSDSDEDQDRPFSLTGFLFGNINEDGQLEDDSVLDNESKKHLAGLGTLGLGSLITEITANEEGDQDESRDSGSVDEDGWVKSTEDAVDYSDINEVAEDETKKYRQAMGSLQPSRTTDDEDDYDADCEDIDSKLMPPPPPPTLPTAAKKEEPSSQGTNVGEEGDGIILPSIIAPSSTADKADFSSSSDSESETDRPCQGSGAGGPPDSLTLPLAGIMQKDAAKALPGVTELFPEFRPGRVLRFLRLFGPGKNMPSVWRSARRKKKRKHRDPQPGTPPPEGEPTEQSQEKKSGWLYEYALPPPPEQCLSDDEITMMAPVESKFSQTCGDGDKEAESRPKVAEWRYGPAQLWYDMLGVTEDGSNFNYGFKLKEEQTDEPHQQDTPEEITETAHGFLRREDDDSDANDDGDKDRSALENELFLMVTQLKWEDDIIWNGEDVKHKGTKTQRASLAGWLPSSMTRNANAYNAQQGLTRSNSQLVPPTPPPMPKLSSISGSKREKNSHDNQASHEEDSPWFSIFPIDSEELVYGRWEDNIIWNDQEMDHMLMPPVLTLDPNDENIILEIPNEKEDLTSHSPSKENKKETAIKKSRILLGKTGVIKDEPQQNMSQPEMKDPWNLSNDEFYYPKQQGLRGTFGGNIIQHSIPALELRQPFYPTHMGPMKLRQFHRPTLKKYSFGALAQPGPHAVQPLLKHIKKKAKMREQERQASGGGDMFFMRTPQDLTGKDGDLILAEYSEEYAPLIMQVGMATKIKNYYKRKPGKDPGAPDCKYGETVYCHTSPFLGSLHPGQLLQAFENNLFRAPIYLHKMPETDFLVLRTRHGLYIREIVDIVVAGQQCPLFEVPGPNSKRANTHIRDFLQVFIYRLFWKSKDRPRRIRMEDIKKAFPSHSESSIRKRLKLCADFKRTGMDSNWWVLKPDFRLPTEEEIRAMVSPEQCCAYYSMLVAEQRLKDAGYGEKSFFAPEEENEEDFQMKIDDEVRTAPWNTTRAFISAMKGKCLLEVTGVADPTGCGEGFSYVKVPNKPTQQKDDKEPQPAKKTVTGTDADLRRLSLKNAKQLLRKFGVPEEEIKKLSRWEVIDVVRTMSTEQARSGEGPMSKFARGSRFSVAEHQERYKEECQRIFDLQNKVLESTEVLSTDTDSSSAEDSDFEEMGKNIENMLQNKKTSSQLSREREEQERKELQRMLMGEESDRDHKGRKERRKGLSSSLSTSSHKDDDTSSVTSLNSSATGRRLKIYRTFRDEDGKEYVRCETVRKASVIDAYTRIRNTKDDDFIRKFALFDEQHREEMRKERRRIQEQLRRLKRNQEKDKIKGPPEKKAKKVKERPDLKVKLKCGACGAIGHMRTNKFCPLYYQTNAPPSNPVAMTEEQEEELEKTVIHNDNEELIKVEGTKIVLGKQLIESADEVRRKSLVLKFPKQQLPPKKKRRVGNAVHCDYLNKPHKAIHRRRTDPMVTLSSVLESIINDMRDHPNTYPFHTPVNAKVVKDYYKIITRPMDLQTLRENVRKRMYPSREEYREAVEVIVKNSATYNGAKHPITQVAQSMLDLCDAKLKEKEDRLVRLEKAINPLLDDDDQVAFSFILDNIVTQKMMVVPDSWPFHHPVNKKFVPDYYKVIVSPMDLESIRKYISKHKYQNRDAFLSDVSLIHANSIKYNGPDSPYTKTALDIVNVCKQTLAEYDEHLTQLEKDISTAKEAALDAADLECLDPMTPGPYTPQPADLFDSGASGSLPRETSSLFSEGPLVVAPEKRGGQGRHGRRPGEEESDVDIEGFEEDDDGKPKTPAPAEDADGDLEDDDDDEDMLLPPRRQMHDHEEEEEEEEDDGMSNHPPQASVLYQDLLMSDGEDDASEEEGDNPFSSIHLSESGSDSDRELDVRPAPPRRAQETARMGMEQDESMMSYEADGPDEPHMEDSNVSYGSYEETQSRSQMQPLNMGNGEDYGISEEEDEDEDIEAQRRGPAVLSKVQLSEDEESEEFRSIGGDSDMDSDN from the exons ATGTCAGACTCAGACAGTGACGAGGACCAAGATCGCCCTTTCTCTCTAACTGGCTTCCTCTTTGGAAACATCAACGAAGATGGACAGCTGGAGGACGACAGTGTTCTGGACAAT GAGTCCAAAAAGCATTTGGCTGGTTTGGGTACTCTGGGTCTGGGCTCACTCATCACAGAGATCACTGCCAATGAGGAGGGTGATCAAGATGAGAGCAGAGACTCTGGTAGTGTTGATGAAGATG GTTGGGTGAAAAGCACGGAAGATGCAGTCGATTATTCTGACATCAATGAGGTTGCTGAGGATGAGACAAAGAAGTACCGTCAGGCTATGGGGTCACTGCAGCCCAGCAGGACAACAG ATGATGAGGATGACTATGATGCTGACTGCGAGGATATTGATTCTAAGCTCATGCCTCCTCCGCCACCACCAACTCTTCCTACAGCTGCTAAGAAAGAGGAGCCCTCCTCTCAGGGCACGAATG TTGGGGAAGAGGGTGACGGCATCATCCTGCCCTCTATCATCGCGCCATCCTCTACGGCTGATAAGGCCGACTTCAGCAGCTCCTCAGACTCTGAGTCAGAAACCGACCGTCCCTGCCAGGGCTCGGGGGCTGGAGGCCCCCCAGATAGTCTCACCCTCCCTCTTGCTGGCATCATGCAGAAAGATGCTGCCAAAGCGCTGCCAGGTGTCACAGAGCTCTTCCCAGAGTTTAGGCCTGGAAGG GTGCTTCGGTTCTTACGGCTTTTTGGTCCTGGAAAGAACATGCCATCAGTTTGGAGGAGTGCCCGCAGGAAGAAGAAGCGAAAGCACCGTGACCCTCAGCCTGGGACGCCTCCTCCGGAAGGAGAGCCCACAGAGCAAAGCCAGGAGAAAAAGTCTGGGTGGCTTTACGAGTATGCACTCCCTCCACCCCCAGAGCAGTGTCtctctgatgatgag ATAACCATGATGGCTCCAGTAGAATCAAAGTTCTCGCAAACTTGTGGTGATGGGGACAAGGAGGCAGAGTCTCGACCTAAAGTAGCAGAATGGAGATACGGTCCAGCCCAGCTCTGGTACGACATGCTAGGTGTCACTGAGGATGGAAGCAACTTCAACTACGGCTTCAAGCTAAAAGAAGAGCAGACCGATGAGCCTCATCAACAGGACACGCCTGAGGAAATAACTGAGACTGCACATGGG TTTCTGAGGCGTGAAGACGACGACAGTGATGCTAATGATGATGGAGATAAGGACAGATCAGCCCTTGAGAATGAGCTCTTCCTGATGGTCACTCAACTGAAATGGGAGGACGATATTATCTGGAATGGGGAGGACGTAAAACACAAGGGCACAAAGACTCAGCGAGCCAGCCTGGCAGGGTGGCTGCCCTCTAGCATGACCCGCAATGCCAATGCTTATAATGCACAGCAGG GTCTGACGAGAAGTAATTCCCAATTGGTGCCGCCTACGCCTCCACCCATGCCCAAACTTTCTTCAATCTCTGGCTCTAAGCGGGAAAAAAACAGCCACGATAATCAAG CCTCTCATGAAGAAGACTCTCCCTGGTTCTCCATCTTCCCTATTGACAGCGAGGAGTTGGTGTATGGCCGCTGGGAAGATAACATCATCTGGAACGACCAGGAGATGGATCACATGCTCATGCCACCTGTTCTTACGCTGGATCCCAATGATGAAAATATCATCCTAG aaaTCCCTAATGAAAAGGAGGACTTGACTTCCCACTCCCCATCAAAGGAGAACAAGAAGGAAACGGCAATCAAAAAGAGCCGCATCCTGCTGGGGAAGACCGGGGTGATAAAAGATGAGCCACAGCAG AACATGTCCCAGCCTGAAATGAAGGACCCGTGGAACCTCTCCAATGATGAGTTCTACTATCCTAAACAGCAGGGCTTGAGGGGGACGTTCGGTGGCAACATCATTCAG cACTCTATCCCAGCACTGGAGCTGAGGCAGCCCTTCTACCCGACTCACATGGGGCCCATGAAGCTGCGCCAGTTTCATCGACCGACTCTGAAGAAGTACTCATTTGGAGCTCTGGCTCAGCCGGGTCCCCACGCTGTCCAGCCGCTGCTCAAACACATTAAGAAGAAGGCCAAG ATGCGAGAGCAGGAGCGGCAGGcatcaggaggaggagacatgTTCTTCATGCGAACCCCGCAGGACTTGACTGGTAAAGATGGAGATCTGATCCTGGCAGAGTACAGTGAGGAATACGCCCCTCTCATCATGCAAGTTGGCATGGCCACTAAGATCAAAAACTACTACAAAAGG AAACCTGGAAAGGATCCTGGAGCACCGGACTGCAAATATGGAGAGACCGTGTACTGCCACACATCCCCTTTCCTTGGTTCTCTTCATCCTGGACAGCTGCTCCAG GCATTTGAAAACAACCTCTTTCGTGCTCCAATCTACCTGCACAAGATGCCAGAGACTGATTTCTTGGTACTACGAACGCGACACGGCCTCTACATCAGAGAGATTGTGGACATAGTTGTAGCTGGTCAGCAGTGTCCCTTGTTTGAGGTTCCAGGGCCCAACTCCAAACGAGCCAACACTCACATCAGAGACTTCCTACAG GTGTTCATTTACCGCTTGTTCTGGAAGAGCAAGGACCGGCCCCGGAGAATCCGCATGGAGGACATAAAGAAAGCTTTTCCGTCACACTCGGAGAGCAGCATCAGGAAACGACTAAAACTCTGTGCTGACTTCAAACGTACAG GGATGGACTCTAACTGGTGGGTGCTGAAGCCTGACTTCAGATTGCCTACAGAGGAAGAGATCAGGGCCATGGTGTCTCCAGAGCAGTGCTGCGCTTACTATAGCATGCTGGTGGCGGAGCAGAGACTAAAG gacgCTGGATATGGTGAGAAATCCTTCTTTGCGCCAGAGGAGGAGAACGAAGAGGACTTTCAAATGAAGATTGACGATGAG GTGCGGACAGCCCCTTGGAACACAACAAGAGCCTTCATTTCTGCGATGAAGGGGAAATGCCTGTTGGAAGTTACAGGCGTGGCCGATCCCACAGGCTGTGGAGAGGGTTTCTCCTACGTCAAAGTGCCCAACAAGCCCACTCAGCAGAAG gatgaCAAAGAACCACAGCCTGCCAAGAAGACAGTGACGGGGACCGATGCTGACCTGAGGAGACTCTCGCTGAAGAATGCCAAGCAGCTGCTGCGCAAGTTTGGTGTTCCAGAGGAAGAG ATCAAGAAGCTCTCACGTTGGGAGGTGATTGACGTGGTGAGAACCATGTCCACAGAGCAGGCGCGTTCAGGCGAGGGACCCATGAGCAAGTTTGCCAGAGGCTCTCGTTTCTCCGTTGCGGAACACCAGGAGCGCTACAAGGAGGAGTGCCAGAGGATCTTTGACCTGCAGAACAA AGTGTTGGAGTCGACAGAGGTGCTCTcgacagacacagacagcagcTCAGCAGAGGACAGTGACTTTGAGGAGATGGGGAAGAACATTGAGAACATGCTGCAGAACAAGAAGACCAGCTCCCAGCTGTCCCGCGAGAgggaggagcaggagaggaaggagCTGCAGAGGATGCTGATGGGCGAGGAGAGCGACCGGGACCACAAGGGACGCAAGGAACGGCGCAAAGGCTTGT CCAGCTCCTTATCCACCAGCTCCCACAAGGATGACGACACGTCCTCCGTCACCAGCCTAAACTCCTCGGCCACGGGACGGCGACTCAAGATCTATCGCACCTTCAGGGACGAGGACGGCAAGGAATACGTCCGTTGCGAGACGGTACGCAAGGCTTCCGTCATCGACGCCTACACCAGGATCAGAAACACTAAGGATGATGATTTCAT ACGAAAGTTTGCCCTCTTCGATGAGCAGCACAGAGAAGAGATGAGGAAGGAGCGCCGGCGTATTCAGGAGCAGCTGAGGAGGCTGAAGAGGAACCAAGAGAAGGACAAGATCAAGGGACCTCCAGAGAAGAAGGCCAAGAAGGTTAAAGAGAGGCCAGACCTCAAGGTAAAA TTAAAGTGCGGAGCATGTGGCGCCATTGGACACATGAGGACCAACAAGTTCTGCCCGCTGTACTATCAGACCAACGCCCCGCCTTCTAACCCTGTCGCCATgacagaggagcaggaggaggagctggagaagaCCGTCATCCACAACGACAACGAGGAACTGATCAAGGTGGAGGGCACCAAGATCGTGCTGGGCAAACAGCTCATTGAGAG TGCCGATGAGGTGCGCAGAAAGTCTTTAGTGCTCAAGTTCCCCAAGCAACAGCTCccaccaaagaagaagagacGTGTGGGCAACGCTGTGCACTGTGACTACCTCAAT AAACCACACAAGGCCATCCACCGCAGACGCACTGACCCCATGGTTACCTTGTCTTCTGTGCTAGAGAGCATCATCAACGACATGCGGGATCACCCCAAT ACATATCCATTCCACACACCAGTGAATGCCAAGGTAGTGAAGGACTACTATAAGATCATCACGCGGCCCATGGACCTGCAGACGCTGAGGGAGAATGTACGTAAGCGAATGTACCCATCAAGGGAGGAGTACCGTGAAGCAGTGGAAGTTATCGTCAAAAACAGCGCCACCTACAACG GGGCAAAACATCCAATCACACAGGTAGCACAGTCCATGCTGGACCTGTGCGACGCTAAACTGAAAGAG aaggaGGACAGGCTAGTGAGGCTGGAGAAAGCCATCAACCCCTTGCTGGATGACGATGATCAGGTGGCCTTCTCCTTCATCCTGGACAACATTGTGACCCAGAAAATGATGGTGGTTCCCGAT TCATGGCCGTTTCACCATCCTGTCAACAAAAAGTTTGTGCCCGATTATTACAAGGTGATCGTAAGCCCCATGGATCTGGAGAGCATCCGCAAG TATATCTCCAAACACAAATACCAGAACCGAGATGCGTTCCTTTCAGACGTCAGTCTCATCCACGCCAACAGTATCAAGTACAATG GCCCAGACAGTCCTTACACCAAGACAGCCCTGGATATCGTCAATGTGTGCAAGCAAACGTTGGCAGAG TACGACGAGCACTTGACCCAGCTGGAGAAGGACATCTCTACTGCTAAAGAGGCCGCTCTGGATGCAGCAGACTTGGAATGTCTGGACCCAATGACGCCCGGGCCGTACACACCGCAG CCTGCTGATCTGTTTGACAGCGGGGCTTCAGGGAGTCTGCCCAGAGAGACCAGCAGCCTTTTCTCTGAGGGACCTCTAGTGGTTGCTCCAGAGAAGAGAGGGGGGCAG GGTCGCCACGGCAGAAGACCCGGGGAGGAAGAGTCAGATGTGGACATTGAAGGCTTTGAGGAGGACGATGATGGCAAACCCAAAACTCCTGCTCCT GCAGAGGACGCAGACGGAGACCTAGAGGACGACGATGATGACGAGGACATGTTGCTGCCGCCTCGCAGACAAATGCACGaccatgaggaagaggaggaggaggaggaagatgacggGATGTCTAACCATCCACCCCAAGCCAGCGTGCTGTACCAGGACCTGCTCATGTCTGACGGAGAGGACGACGCCAGCGAAGAGGAGGGCGACAACCCTTTCTCCT CCATACACCTGTCGGAGAGTGGTAGCGACTCTGACAGAGAGTTGGACGTGCGACCTGCACCTCCACGGAGAGCTCAAGAGACGGCCCGCATGGGCATGGAGCAGGACGAGAGCATGATGTCATATGAAGCGGACGGGCCTGATGAGCCTCACATGGAAGACAGTAATGTCAG TTATGGCAGCTATGAGGAGACACAGAGCCGGAGTCAGATGCAGCCCTTGAACATGGGAAACGGAGAAGACTACGGCATCAgcgaagaggaggatgaagatgaggatATTGAAGCACAGAGGAGAGGCCCAGCTGTGCTCTCCAAGGTTCAGCTCAGTGAAGACGAGGAGAGCGAAGAATTCAGATCTATAGGGGGAGACAGCGACATGGACTCTGACAACTAg